From Desmodus rotundus isolate HL8 chromosome 12, HLdesRot8A.1, whole genome shotgun sequence, one genomic window encodes:
- the HAPLN2 gene encoding hyaluronan and proteoglycan link protein 2 yields MQGWLNLPTLCHFLLPWAFAIFHKALGDPASHGGPHYLLPPIHEVIHSRRGATTTLPCILGTPPPSYKVRWSKVEPGELRETLILITNGLHARGYGALGGRARMRRGHQLDASLVIAGVRLEDEGRYRCELINGIEDESVTLTLRLEGVVFPYQPSRGRYQFNYYEAKQACEEQDGRLATYAQLYQAWTEGLDWCNAGWLLEGSVRYPVLTARAPCGGRGRPGIRSYGPRDRKRDRYDAFCFTSALAGQVFFVPGRLTLSEAHAACRRRGAMVAKVGHLYAAWKFSGLDQCDGGWLADGSVRFPITMPRPRCGGLPDPGVRSFGFPQPQQANYGTYCYSE; encoded by the exons ATGCAAGGCTGGCTCAATCTCCCCACACTCTGTCACTTCCTTCTCCCTTGGGCCTTCGCCATCTTCCACAAAGCCCTGGGGGACCCAG CATCCCACGGGGGCCCCCACTACCTCCTGCCCCCCATCCACGAGGTCATTCACTCTCGTCGTGGCGCCACAACCACGCTGCCCTGCATCCTGGGCACCCCGCCTCCCAGCTACAAGGTACGCTGGAGCAAAGTGGAACCAGGGGAGCTCCGGGAAACGCTGATCCTTATCACCAACGGACTGCATGCGCGGGGCTACGGGGCCCTGGGGGGTCGAGCCAGGATGAGGAGGGGTCATCAGCTAGACGCCTCCCTGGTCATCGCGGGCGTGCGCCTGGAGGACGAGGGCCGGTATCGCTGTGAGCTCATCAATGGCATTGAGGACGAGAGCGTGACGCTGACCCTGCGTTTAGAGG gtgtGGTGTTTCCGTACCAGCCCAGCCGAGGCCGATACCAGTTCAATTATTACGAGGCTAAGCAGGCGTGCGAGGAGCAGGACGGTCGCCTGGCTACCTATGCCCAGCTATACCAAG CGTGGACCGAGGGGCTAGACTGGTGTAACGCGGGCTGGCTGCTCGAGGGCTCCGTGCGTTACCCTGTGCTTACAGCGCGCGCCCCGTGCGGCGGCCGCGGTCGGCCGGGGATCCGCAGCTACGGGCCGCGCGACCGGAAGCGCGACCGCTACGACGCCTTCTGTTTCACCTCCGCGCTGGCAG GCCAAGTGTTCTTCGTGCCCGGGAGGCTAACGCTGTCTGAAGCCCACGCGGCGTGCCGGCGGCGCGGGGCCATGGTGGCCAAGGTCGGGCACCTCTATGCCGCCTGGAAGTTCTCGGGTCTGGACCAATGCGATGGCGGCTGGCTGGCGGATGGCAGCGTGCGCTTCCCCATCACCATGCCGCGGCCGCGCTGCGGGGGCCTCCCGGATCCCGGAGTGCGCAGCTTCGGCTTCCCGCAGCCCCAGCAAGCCAACTACGGGACGTACTGCTACTCGGAGTAG